A genomic region of Haliotis asinina isolate JCU_RB_2024 chromosome 1, JCU_Hal_asi_v2, whole genome shotgun sequence contains the following coding sequences:
- the LOC137257947 gene encoding LOW QUALITY PROTEIN: putative nuclease HARBI1 (The sequence of the model RefSeq protein was modified relative to this genomic sequence to represent the inferred CDS: substituted 2 bases at 2 genomic stop codons) has protein sequence MKPLXSQVCXGPCSTLSSMSTMAAHLRQIRQARRRSRVPRVFRDRSNPLEDMGEDEVFDRYRFRPRTIIYLLGLLNLPRHTARNCSLPPLLQLLICLRFLATGAMHLLVGDSLNISRSTAGRCIRAVSLKIAQLSRNFIKFPVGRDAVRAKEAFRNIAGFPNVVGCIDGTFVRIQRPTANEGDFVNRRGYHSLNVQMCCDANFKITSCNASWPGSVHDSRIFRTSTLCRMFENGQCTGFLLGDSGYPCRWFLLTPLLNPTTRAEERYNSSLCRTRVLIEQTFGILKRRFQCLHNELRATPRNAVQYVIACVVLHNLGIERGDIINNEDNPVPPTPNVNDNYVPLNTGQNDGCDVRHHIIRTFFSH, from the exons ATGAAACCCTTATGATCTCAAGTATGCTAAGGACCGTGCTCAACGCTGAGTTCGATGTCAACAATGGCAGCTCACCTGCGTCAGATTCGACAGGCTCGGAGGAGATCGCGCGTACCGAGAGTATTTCGAGATCGTTCGAATCCGCTCGAAGATATGGGAGAGGACGAGGTCTTCGACAGATATCGTTTTAGGCCGAGAACGATCATTTATTTGCTCGGTCTACTGAATTTACCCAGGCACACAGCACGGAACTGTTCACTGCCACCACTTTTGCAGCTACTCATCTGTCTCCGCTTTTTGGCGACTGGAGCTATGCATCTGTTGGTTGGGGATAGCCTCAACATTTCCAGATCAACTGCCGGCAGATGCATACGGGCAGTATCATTAAAAATAGCACAGCTTTCCAGAAATTTCATCAAGTTTCCAGTTGGAAGGGACGCCGTTCGTGCAAAGGAGGCATTCCGCAACATTGCAG GTTTTCCAAATGTTGTCGGGTGCATCGACGGGACTTTCGTAAGAATACAGCGGCCTACTGCTAACGAGGGAGACTTCGTGAACCGGAGAGGTTACCATTCTCTAAATGTTCAG ATGTGCTGCGATGCAAATTTTAAGATCACCAGTTGTAATGCCAGCTGGCCCGGGTCAGTACACGATAGCCGCATCTTCCGGACATCAACACTGTGCCGTATGTTTGAAAATG gaCAGTGCACTGGCTTTCTACTGGGGGACTCAGGCTACCCATGTCGTTGGTTCCTCCTGACACCTTTGCTGAACCCAACCACTCGAGCAGAGGAGAGATATAACAGCTCTTTGTGCAGGACAAGGGTGCTTATTGAGCAGACATTTGGCATTCTGAAACGGCGATTTCAGTGCCTGCATAATGAGCTTAGAGCCACACCAAGGAATGCTGTGCAATATGTTATAGCATGTGTTGTGTTACACAATCTTGGGATTGAAAGGGGAGATATAATTAATAATGAAGACAATCCTGTACCTCCAACACCAAATGTTAATGATAATTATGTACCATTGAATACAGGTCAAAATGATGGTTGTGACGTGAGACATCACATTATTCGGacatttttcagtcattaa